One window from the genome of Saccharicrinis carchari encodes:
- a CDS encoding SDR family oxidoreductase yields the protein MKELKNKVVWITGASSGIGEALAYTLAREGAHLILTARSTEKLQKVKNNCLQHTSTVIVQAMDLSKTAGIEDTVNSLINQTGRIDVLINNAGRSQRSLAKDTPLTNDRSIMELNFFSPVALTKAVLPHMLKNKAGHIVIVSSISGKFGFPWRTAYAASKHAVQGFFESLRAELHEQSIQVTIVSPGRIKTDISLHALIENGQSYNKMDDGQANGMPAKECAKKIVKAIKKNKKDVLIGKQEVLMVYIRKYLPALYYKIVSKIKN from the coding sequence ATGAAAGAGCTAAAAAATAAAGTAGTTTGGATAACTGGTGCCTCTTCAGGCATAGGCGAAGCCCTGGCTTATACCCTGGCCAGGGAGGGAGCCCATTTAATTTTAACGGCTCGTAGCACGGAGAAACTCCAAAAAGTTAAAAACAACTGCCTGCAACATACAAGTACGGTTATAGTGCAAGCAATGGATCTTTCAAAAACAGCGGGAATAGAAGACACGGTAAATTCGCTTATAAACCAAACAGGCCGTATTGATGTATTGATAAATAATGCAGGACGCAGTCAGCGCTCCCTGGCCAAAGATACACCCCTGACCAACGACCGAAGTATTATGGAGCTTAACTTTTTTAGCCCTGTAGCACTTACCAAAGCGGTTTTGCCACACATGCTAAAAAACAAGGCCGGACATATTGTGATCGTAAGCAGCATCTCCGGAAAGTTTGGTTTTCCGTGGCGCACTGCCTATGCTGCCTCCAAACATGCGGTGCAAGGTTTTTTTGAGTCGCTCAGGGCCGAGTTGCACGAGCAAAGTATCCAAGTAACCATTGTTTCACCGGGAAGAATAAAAACAGATATTTCGCTCCATGCCCTTATCGAGAATGGACAGTCCTACAATAAAATGGACGATGGTCAGGCCAATGGCATGCCGGCTAAGGAGTGTGCAAAAAAAATAGTAAAGGCTATAAAGAAAAATAAAAAAGATGTACTGATTGGTAAGCAAGAAGTATTAATGGTTTACATACGAAAATATTTACCTGCATTGTATTATAAGATAGTCAGCAAAATAAAAAATTAA
- a CDS encoding DUF6134 family protein — MNKTKIFLSLVLALLFNTLVAVKASNKSENITEKSIKYNISALGMNLGQFTVKQKSNNGIISIEGITDIKVKLLLTYQVKYIQETTHQNGRLRQSHLQTKKNGETYSDTWLIAQKDDYLLIKDGDSTLINDDITYTGSLLYFNEPIHSSYLYKEKSGEKRRIKSTDDHTYVLLNDKGQVTHEYTYKNGILAQAKIKFSIADIRLDFIQ, encoded by the coding sequence ATGAATAAAACTAAAATATTTTTATCACTTGTATTAGCGCTACTTTTTAATACGCTGGTAGCAGTTAAAGCATCCAATAAATCCGAAAACATTACGGAAAAATCGATTAAATATAACATAAGTGCCCTTGGCATGAACCTGGGGCAGTTTACCGTTAAACAAAAAAGCAACAATGGCATCATAAGCATAGAAGGAATTACGGATATTAAAGTAAAGTTATTGCTAACCTATCAGGTAAAATACATTCAGGAAACCACACATCAAAACGGACGGTTGAGGCAATCGCATTTACAAACAAAAAAAAATGGCGAAACCTATTCCGACACCTGGCTCATAGCTCAAAAAGATGATTATTTACTTATTAAAGACGGCGATTCGACTTTAATAAACGATGATATTACCTATACCGGCAGCTTGCTTTATTTTAACGAACCCATCCATTCAAGCTATCTTTATAAAGAAAAAAGTGGAGAAAAAAGAAGAATCAAATCTACCGATGACCACACCTACGTATTATTAAACGACAAAGGACAGGTAACACACGAGTATACTTATAAAAATGGTATATTGGCACAGGCCAAAATTAAATTCTCCATAGCGGATATCCGTTTAGATTTCATTCAATAA
- a CDS encoding phosphatidate cytidylyltransferase: MIKLIYGIIIGYFVLGGIGFYFINRNKEKQVAKKSYTKFVSYFVIIHILFFSIVVNPVYFKYLSLIIITAGFIELFSLFYKNRYQKLLFYLVSNIVYIILSLGFFVFSGLPKEIILFSFLVLSIFDSFSQITGQLWGKTKLFPSISPAKTLGGTVGGGMVAIASSLLLNDLYQASVFNTMSLALGIIVFAQAGDLLASVYKRKFKVKDYNQIIPGHGGFLDRFDSLIAGGAWVALGIYILNF, encoded by the coding sequence ATGATAAAATTAATATACGGTATAATCATAGGCTATTTTGTTTTAGGCGGGATAGGCTTTTATTTTATAAACCGTAACAAAGAAAAACAGGTTGCCAAAAAAAGTTACACCAAGTTCGTTTCTTACTTTGTTATCATCCATATCTTATTTTTTAGCATTGTAGTAAACCCCGTTTATTTTAAATATTTAAGCCTGATCATAATTACAGCGGGGTTTATCGAACTTTTTAGCTTATTTTATAAAAACAGGTATCAGAAACTGTTATTTTATTTAGTTTCAAATATCGTTTACATTATCCTATCTTTAGGCTTCTTTGTTTTCAGCGGATTGCCGAAAGAAATCATACTGTTCTCGTTTTTGGTGCTTTCAATTTTCGATAGCTTTAGCCAGATTACGGGCCAACTTTGGGGCAAAACCAAGCTATTCCCTTCCATTAGCCCGGCCAAAACATTGGGCGGAACGGTAGGAGGAGGCATGGTAGCCATAGCTAGTTCATTATTGTTGAACGATTTATACCAGGCCTCTGTTTTCAACACCATGAGCCTTGCACTCGGTATAATTGTTTTTGCACAGGCCGGCGACTTATTAGCTTCTGTTTACAAGCGGAAGTTTAAAGTGAAGGATTATAACCAAATCATTCCGGGGCACGGTGGCTTTTTAGATCGTTTCGACAGTTTGATTGCTGGCGGCGCATGGGTAGCATTGGGAATTTACATACTTAACTTTTAA
- a CDS encoding diacylglycerol/polyprenol kinase family protein: MVSIIALSFFYLVGIAFLLIFNELNYRRFKIKGEITRKFAHFASILAVIPMPYMFNSHWYVLILAAVFFIILLITQHSKYLNSIHDIKRKSIGSYLLPLAIYATFLASYLYGNKFFFILPMLILAICDPMAAILGMNVKKYNGRIVLFGHKFQKTWLGSGAFFAMSLIISLIALYYYRDLLDLKTVWLSVAIATVGSLAELFSWRGSDNITIPISILFILVIGL, from the coding sequence ATGGTTAGTATAATTGCATTATCGTTTTTTTATTTGGTAGGAATTGCGTTTTTACTAATTTTTAACGAGCTAAATTACAGAAGATTTAAAATAAAGGGGGAGATAACCCGCAAGTTTGCCCACTTTGCCTCCATCCTTGCCGTTATCCCCATGCCCTACATGTTTAACTCGCATTGGTATGTATTAATATTGGCCGCTGTGTTTTTTATTATACTGTTAATAACACAACACAGTAAATATTTAAACTCCATACACGATATAAAGCGCAAGTCTATAGGAAGTTATTTGCTTCCCCTGGCTATTTACGCCACTTTTTTAGCATCCTATTTATACGGTAATAAATTCTTTTTTATACTACCCATGTTAATATTGGCCATTTGTGATCCTATGGCGGCCATACTGGGTATGAACGTAAAAAAATATAACGGTCGTATTGTGCTATTTGGGCATAAGTTCCAGAAAACATGGTTAGGATCAGGTGCATTTTTTGCCATGAGCTTGATTATTTCCCTTATAGCACTCTATTATTATCGCGATTTACTCGATTTAAAAACAGTATGGTTGTCCGTAGCTATAGCTACAGTGGGTAGCCTTGCTGAATTATTCAGTTGGCGCGGGTCGGATAATATTACCATACCCATCAGTATTTTGTTTATACTGGTAATAGGCTTGTAG
- a CDS encoding CDP-alcohol phosphatidyltransferase family protein has translation MKQIIIKGENVLNVPNLISLYRLLVFPLIMYLAFAGQEKWFVILLCISLVSDVLDGNIARLFKLQTNFGAALDNLADICTYAVALLGLFLFKWDVIEPHALILYVFLTLFVLSYFVSFFRFGKIPGLHLYSAVSAGYVQSIFFFVLFVFGFFPWFYYLAIGWGVVAYMEKILVLFKLDDIKIGVKGLYWLMKKQ, from the coding sequence ATGAAACAAATTATAATCAAAGGCGAAAACGTACTTAACGTACCTAATCTAATCAGCTTATACCGTTTATTGGTATTTCCACTCATCATGTATCTGGCTTTTGCCGGACAAGAAAAATGGTTTGTCATTTTGCTATGTATTAGTTTGGTCAGCGATGTACTCGATGGTAACATAGCCCGCTTATTTAAGCTGCAAACCAACTTTGGGGCTGCGCTCGACAATCTGGCCGATATATGTACATATGCCGTAGCTTTGTTAGGCTTGTTCCTCTTTAAGTGGGATGTGATAGAACCACATGCATTGATTTTATATGTTTTTCTCACACTTTTTGTACTGAGTTACTTTGTATCTTTTTTTAGGTTCGGAAAAATCCCCGGACTACACCTATACTCGGCAGTGTCGGCCGGATATGTGCAGAGCATCTTTTTCTTCGTTTTATTTGTATTTGGCTTTTTTCCATGGTTCTACTATCTGGCCATAGGCTGGGGTGTTGTGGCCTACATGGAAAAAATACTCGTTCTTTTTAAGCTCGACGATATTAAAATAGGAGTTAAAGGTTTGTATTGGTTAATGAAAAAGCAATAG
- a CDS encoding potassium/proton antiporter — translation MILTVENIFLVGSLLLLASIVASNASYKFGVPTLLLFLTIGMLAGSDGIVGIDFDNPKAAQFIGIVSLNFILFSGGLDTNWKEVKPIFRQGAVLATAGVFLTAVSLGTFVYLITDFTIFESMLLGSIVSSTDAAAVFSILRSKSLALKSKLRPTLELESGSNDPMAYVLTIAFLSLVVNQDQNVWSIVILFFQQMIIGALLGFGFGWLSKKIINNINLDFEGLYPVLVIALMFITFGATDFVGGNGFLAIYICALYLGNQNLMHKKTILKMYDGLAWLMQIVLFLTLGLLVYPSHVFPLMGIGLLISLFLIIVARPVGVFLSLVFFKMKLRRRLYISWIGLRGAVPIVFATYPLLAGIEKASMIFNIVFFISVTSVLIQGTTLPIVAKWLSVALPAKAKPVTDIDKLMSNMPKTAMKEIRIMPDCKAVDKKIVELDFPENAIIAMVKRDDKFITPNGSTLIKANDIWVVLSDSQQGIDRVNVCLEEKPANTKKKK, via the coding sequence ATGATTTTAACCGTTGAAAATATATTTTTAGTTGGCTCTTTATTATTACTGGCAAGTATAGTGGCAAGTAATGCTTCATACAAATTTGGTGTACCCACCTTGTTACTATTCCTTACCATCGGCATGTTGGCCGGCTCCGATGGCATTGTAGGTATCGATTTTGATAATCCCAAAGCCGCTCAATTTATCGGTATCGTATCACTCAACTTTATCTTGTTCTCGGGAGGTTTGGATACCAATTGGAAGGAGGTTAAACCTATTTTCCGCCAGGGCGCTGTGTTGGCTACCGCGGGCGTTTTTCTTACAGCTGTTTCGTTGGGAACCTTTGTGTACCTCATCACCGATTTTACAATTTTCGAGAGTATGTTGCTCGGATCCATTGTTTCATCAACTGATGCGGCGGCCGTATTTTCTATCCTGCGCTCAAAGAGTCTGGCACTAAAATCTAAACTTCGTCCAACGCTCGAGCTGGAGAGTGGAAGTAACGACCCCATGGCCTATGTGCTTACCATCGCTTTTTTGTCATTGGTGGTAAATCAGGATCAAAACGTGTGGTCGATTGTAATTCTCTTTTTTCAACAAATGATTATTGGAGCGCTGCTGGGGTTTGGTTTTGGCTGGTTAAGTAAAAAAATAATTAATAATATAAACCTGGATTTTGAGGGGCTTTACCCGGTATTAGTCATCGCCCTTATGTTTATAACATTTGGCGCTACCGATTTTGTTGGTGGTAATGGATTTTTGGCCATCTATATCTGTGCTCTGTACTTGGGTAACCAAAACCTGATGCATAAAAAAACAATATTAAAAATGTATGATGGTTTGGCATGGCTCATGCAAATTGTGCTGTTTCTTACCCTGGGTCTACTTGTTTATCCCTCGCACGTATTTCCTTTAATGGGTATCGGATTGCTTATCTCCTTGTTTCTGATTATTGTAGCTCGTCCTGTAGGTGTTTTTTTGAGTTTGGTATTTTTTAAGATGAAATTACGGCGACGGCTTTACATCTCCTGGATCGGTTTAAGAGGCGCGGTTCCCATCGTGTTTGCCACGTATCCGCTGCTGGCCGGTATCGAAAAGGCCAGTATGATATTTAATATCGTATTTTTTATTTCGGTAACTTCGGTTTTAATACAAGGTACTACCCTGCCAATAGTGGCCAAATGGCTTAGTGTAGCTTTACCCGCCAAAGCAAAACCGGTTACGGATATTGACAAGCTCATGAGCAATATGCCAAAGACGGCCATGAAGGAAATTCGGATTATGCCGGATTGTAAGGCCGTGGATAAAAAGATTGTAGAGCTCGATTTTCCCGAAAATGCTATTATAGCTATGGTGAAGCGGGATGATAAGTTTATAACACCCAATGGCTCCACACTCATCAAAGCCAACGATATTTGGGTTGTTCTTTCGGATAGCCAGCAAGGAATTGATAGGGTTAATGTTTGTTTGGAGGAAAAGCCAGCTAACACGAAAAAGAAAAAATAA
- a CDS encoding sulfite exporter TauE/SafE family protein: protein MIFHSPVEPLYLLLPLIGLIVGLFGTVLGGGGGFFFLPVLTLIFNVPPQTAVLTSLVAALPIGMVGMLGHHKKGNIDFKVGWIFAFFGVLGTFLGAYITSQINPEQLKDYFGFYAIILAISVIYGTLKNNIIKIENIKWNFRQYIRKSKAAFFGLGGGTISGAFGTSGTGPVLAGLLSMQIPLKMVVGTSLMVVTVNAMSAITAHALVGQIDLTLIGFLTVGSVIGSIMGPKIVSKAQLDNKENKARYLYAVVLILIGLLMIIK from the coding sequence ATGATATTTCACTCCCCGGTAGAACCTCTGTACTTATTATTGCCTTTAATTGGCTTAATAGTTGGTTTGTTTGGCACCGTGTTAGGAGGAGGCGGAGGCTTCTTCTTTTTGCCTGTATTAACGCTGATTTTTAATGTGCCGCCGCAAACTGCCGTTCTCACTTCGCTTGTTGCCGCTCTGCCCATTGGTATGGTAGGTATGTTAGGTCACCATAAAAAGGGGAATATAGATTTTAAGGTAGGATGGATATTTGCATTTTTTGGTGTTTTAGGCACCTTTTTAGGTGCTTATATTACCAGCCAAATTAATCCGGAGCAGCTTAAGGATTATTTTGGTTTTTACGCAATTATTTTGGCAATAAGTGTTATTTATGGTACACTCAAAAATAATATAATAAAAATAGAAAATATTAAATGGAATTTCAGACAGTACATTAGAAAAAGTAAAGCAGCATTTTTTGGGCTGGGTGGCGGTACAATCTCGGGAGCCTTTGGCACCAGTGGCACCGGCCCCGTTTTGGCAGGTTTGTTATCGATGCAAATTCCTTTAAAAATGGTGGTGGGTACCTCCTTAATGGTTGTAACGGTAAATGCCATGTCGGCCATTACTGCCCATGCTTTAGTGGGGCAAATAGATTTAACCCTGATTGGATTTTTAACAGTCGGATCCGTCATTGGATCCATCATGGGCCCCAAAATAGTGTCAAAAGCCCAATTAGATAATAAGGAAAACAAAGCCCGTTACCTGTATGCCGTAGTGCTGATTTTGATTGGCTTATTAATGATAATAAAGTAA
- a CDS encoding VOC family protein: MMTKKNICGIQQIGVGVKNAKEAWKWYRQAFGMDINVFEDTAVAKLMLPYTNGKVYKRYAALAMNMEGGGGFEIWQHSDFEPRPPVFKVQLGDCGVFICKMKCRDVKKAFDKHQEMGLDILGLISNDPQGKLHYYLRDPYNNIFEIVEDKNHYKKQKSVTGGVAGAVIGVSDIEEAKKVYCDILEYSEVVYDKSGSFDDLAPIPGGKEKYRRVLLKHQPRTGPFSKLLGPTQIELVQALERTPRKIYENRIWGELGYIHLCFDIMGMDLLKEEVKRKGFPFTVDSSDGFDMGVAAGQFSYISDPDGTPIEFVETHKLPIIEKLGWYMKLKGRDPKKSLPNWMINTLSFNRVKE, translated from the coding sequence ATGATGACGAAAAAGAATATATGTGGTATCCAACAGATAGGTGTTGGGGTTAAAAATGCGAAAGAAGCCTGGAAATGGTATCGCCAAGCTTTTGGTATGGACATCAACGTGTTTGAAGATACTGCCGTTGCAAAACTGATGTTGCCCTACACCAACGGAAAAGTGTACAAGCGCTACGCAGCCCTGGCAATGAACATGGAAGGTGGTGGAGGTTTTGAAATATGGCAACACAGCGATTTTGAACCACGTCCTCCGGTTTTTAAAGTACAGCTGGGCGATTGCGGCGTGTTTATTTGTAAAATGAAATGTCGTGATGTTAAAAAGGCCTTTGATAAACATCAGGAAATGGGCTTGGATATATTGGGCTTAATTTCCAACGACCCACAAGGAAAACTTCATTATTATTTGAGAGATCCTTACAATAATATTTTTGAAATAGTTGAGGATAAAAATCATTACAAAAAGCAAAAATCCGTAACCGGTGGTGTGGCCGGTGCTGTAATAGGGGTGTCCGACATTGAAGAAGCAAAAAAGGTGTATTGCGACATTCTGGAATACAGCGAAGTAGTTTATGATAAATCAGGTAGCTTTGATGACCTGGCTCCCATACCCGGCGGAAAAGAAAAATACCGTAGGGTTCTGCTCAAACACCAACCACGTACCGGCCCTTTTAGTAAATTATTAGGTCCTACACAAATAGAGCTTGTTCAGGCACTGGAACGCACGCCGCGCAAAATATACGAAAATCGCATTTGGGGCGAACTGGGATACATACACCTTTGCTTCGACATAATGGGTATGGACCTGTTGAAAGAAGAAGTGAAGCGCAAGGGATTCCCGTTTACCGTAGACAGCTCCGATGGCTTCGATATGGGTGTAGCAGCGGGTCAGTTCTCCTATATCTCGGATCCCGACGGCACCCCTATCGAGTTTGTGGAAACACATAAACTACCCATCATCGAAAAGCTGGGCTGGTATATGAAATTAAAAGGACGTGACCCTAAAAAATCCCTCCCCAACTGGATGATCAATACCCTGAGCTTTAATAGGGTAAAAGAATAA
- a CDS encoding DUF5686 and carboxypeptidase-like regulatory domain-containing protein, giving the protein MLRYIIVSLLILSCSGIYSQKISGYVMDKENGEGVPFANVWVKGTIQGTQTNVDGYFELNNPQSDTLCASSVGYIREQHFINKDANQKMKLYLKKEVQLLKDITINAKMPITKVIFKRIQEHKKENSKQINNVGNYKSLQNTTVYLALDTASRASRLFKNGNDVVLKTNDNEPLSFSPIYLYEEATSVDGFKDSIVYSKKDGIFPRMNQAIETYVLRNIVVDMDFYKEQIIIMDRGFVSPISSSAMSYYHIYFNDSLRVDGKKHYCFSFAPKNRYNPLFSGRFAVEEGSYALTEIHVHIPKEANLNFVNGFNGAVSYKKMPNGKWFYDQQKVDINMSLIINKDSTVTYDSERVEKVESGNWLISKSTIYSTSPLLENMTASSWKYQEAFANNRLDDGTFKRLDNIKENKYVKAIDAIGGLSLSSYLNVGKIDIGPVFDIYSTNSIEGTRWTLPLRTSQKMFENFYVGGFLGYGTQSKEFKYGANVAYRPLDTDKFILRASYSNDYHLVSINKYNRFVKNNPNTKGTSNFIAAVTSKSKNPYLKEETNVQMRLEYNGVNDFHAEVSPYYQKNTQTPAVKFVKNGTEYNDYVTYGALVNFRYAFAQPYDLYFFDRVYYSTPKPILNLGFDFGETVLPNQNMGEAGMYGQVHGSVQGRIVMGKVFLSYLLNAGFLWGDAPYDLLDQPAGSMSLGYAKYNFNLLHHASFAHNLYSNTHFHFNGGGIILNHIPLIQKLKLREIVSFKGHYGGLNSSYNGVFDLPDYYSNHTNKPYAEIGFGLTNILKILRAEYVMQLGNTYRNKSYTYNHGLFFRAEMSF; this is encoded by the coding sequence ATGTTAAGATATATTATTGTTTCCTTACTGATTTTATCTTGTTCAGGAATCTATTCACAAAAAATTTCAGGCTATGTGATGGATAAGGAGAACGGCGAAGGGGTACCTTTTGCCAATGTTTGGGTAAAAGGCACTATACAGGGTACACAAACCAATGTGGATGGTTATTTTGAATTAAACAACCCGCAAAGCGATACGCTTTGTGCTTCATCGGTAGGTTATATTAGGGAGCAGCACTTTATAAATAAAGATGCCAACCAAAAAATGAAGCTATACCTGAAAAAAGAAGTACAGTTACTAAAGGATATTACAATAAATGCAAAGATGCCTATCACCAAGGTTATTTTTAAGCGGATACAGGAACATAAAAAAGAAAATAGCAAACAAATAAACAATGTGGGCAATTATAAATCGCTGCAAAACACCACCGTTTACCTTGCCTTAGACACCGCTTCGAGAGCCAGCCGCCTTTTTAAAAATGGCAATGATGTAGTGCTGAAAACCAACGACAACGAACCGTTAAGCTTCTCGCCCATTTATTTATACGAAGAGGCCACCAGTGTTGATGGGTTTAAGGACAGTATTGTTTACAGTAAAAAAGACGGGATATTCCCCCGGATGAACCAAGCCATCGAAACCTATGTATTGCGCAACATTGTGGTAGATATGGATTTTTATAAGGAACAGATCATCATTATGGATCGCGGTTTTGTTTCGCCCATCAGCAGTTCGGCCATGAGTTATTACCACATTTATTTCAACGACAGCCTAAGGGTTGACGGTAAAAAACATTATTGTTTTTCTTTTGCTCCTAAAAACAGATATAACCCCCTGTTCTCGGGACGTTTTGCTGTTGAAGAGGGCAGCTATGCCCTTACCGAAATTCATGTCCATATTCCCAAAGAAGCCAACCTGAATTTTGTGAACGGTTTCAATGGCGCGGTCTCCTATAAAAAAATGCCCAACGGAAAATGGTTCTACGACCAACAAAAGGTGGATATCAACATGTCGCTCATCATTAACAAAGACAGCACTGTAACCTATGATTCGGAACGGGTAGAAAAGGTGGAGAGCGGCAACTGGCTTATCAGTAAATCAACTATATATTCAACTTCCCCCCTGCTGGAAAACATGACGGCCAGCAGCTGGAAATATCAGGAAGCTTTTGCCAACAACCGATTGGACGACGGCACCTTTAAAAGGTTGGATAATATCAAAGAAAACAAATATGTTAAAGCCATTGATGCCATTGGTGGCTTGTCTTTATCGAGTTATCTGAATGTGGGTAAAATAGATATAGGCCCTGTTTTTGATATTTACAGTACCAACAGCATCGAGGGTACTCGCTGGACTCTTCCGCTGCGTACAAGCCAAAAAATGTTCGAAAACTTTTATGTGGGCGGTTTTCTGGGTTACGGTACACAAAGCAAGGAGTTTAAATATGGGGCCAACGTGGCATACAGACCATTGGATACGGACAAGTTTATTTTAAGAGCCAGCTATTCCAACGATTACCACCTGGTATCGATAAATAAGTACAATCGTTTTGTAAAAAACAACCCCAACACAAAGGGAACCAGCAACTTTATTGCGGCGGTAACCTCCAAAAGTAAAAACCCTTACCTGAAAGAAGAAACGAACGTGCAGATGCGCCTGGAATATAACGGCGTAAATGATTTCCATGCCGAAGTATCGCCCTATTATCAAAAAAACACGCAAACACCTGCGGTAAAATTCGTAAAAAACGGTACGGAATATAACGATTACGTCACCTATGGCGCTTTAGTAAATTTCAGGTACGCTTTTGCGCAGCCGTACGATCTGTATTTTTTCGATCGTGTTTACTATTCTACTCCCAAACCCATCCTTAACCTGGGCTTTGATTTTGGCGAAACCGTGTTGCCTAACCAAAACATGGGCGAAGCCGGAATGTACGGCCAGGTACATGGCTCGGTGCAAGGGCGTATTGTTATGGGCAAGGTGTTTTTGAGTTACTTGCTCAATGCCGGATTTTTATGGGGCGATGCACCTTACGATTTATTGGATCAGCCGGCAGGTTCCATGTCCTTAGGATATGCTAAATACAACTTTAACCTGCTGCACCACGCTTCGTTTGCTCATAATCTATACAGCAACACCCATTTTCATTTTAATGGGGGCGGCATTATCTTAAATCATATTCCCCTCATTCAGAAGTTAAAATTGCGCGAAATAGTCTCATTTAAAGGTCATTATGGAGGCTTAAACAGTTCGTACAATGGTGTTTTTGATTTGCCCGACTATTACAGCAACCATACAAACAAGCCTTATGCCGAGATAGGTTTTGGCCTGACCAATATTTTAAAGATATTGCGTGCTGAATATGTTATGCAATTAGGAAACACCTATCGCAATAAAAGTTACACCTATAATCATGGCCTCTTTTTTAGAGCCGAAATGAGTTTTTAA
- a CDS encoding SDR family oxidoreductase translates to MKKIIINGANGYVASNFINSLLNTNYQVIALVRGSKKLSANERMFKVLSEINDAEYVRTCQLKVYAYSLTEENFSMAEEDLQDIFSGEFDYYHFAASLKYDRKSKNEIFGTNIDGIKNSLDVYARYANSKSRLFFISTAYSCGRMSGLFEEKFYDNDNISAFRNYYEQSKRYAENVVKNYIEEHQINAHIIRLSQVVGDSKTGITKTDYGIFDFAKRMFSLAHRYPNQTVRLKVDPEATQNLIPIDIVVHNLMRTVATEKVPTIMNFTAKKSVKNQHIIRAVTQLMPIKIVPVENLKKDDMSPLERLVSVGMSFTGNYININLHFDTKNTDSLPRINGYQNLNNEHQGISEEQSTYKMLEYFIGTLPVPKGSKTISKDGATV, encoded by the coding sequence ATGAAGAAAATTATTATTAACGGAGCCAACGGCTATGTGGCTTCCAACTTCATAAATAGCTTACTTAACACTAATTACCAGGTAATAGCTTTGGTTAGAGGAAGTAAAAAACTATCTGCCAACGAAAGGATGTTTAAGGTACTTTCCGAAATTAACGATGCCGAATATGTACGTACCTGTCAACTCAAAGTGTATGCTTATTCGCTAACAGAAGAAAACTTTTCGATGGCGGAAGAGGACTTACAGGATATTTTTAGTGGCGAGTTTGATTATTATCATTTTGCCGCCAGCCTAAAGTACGACCGCAAATCGAAAAACGAAATATTTGGCACCAACATCGATGGGATAAAAAACTCCCTGGATGTGTATGCCCGTTATGCCAATTCAAAATCACGCTTGTTTTTTATTAGTACGGCCTACTCCTGCGGTCGTATGAGCGGGCTTTTCGAAGAAAAATTTTACGATAACGATAACATATCGGCCTTTAGGAATTATTACGAACAATCTAAAAGATATGCCGAAAACGTAGTGAAAAACTATATAGAAGAGCATCAAATAAATGCACACATCATCCGCCTGTCGCAGGTTGTAGGCGACAGTAAAACCGGAATTACAAAAACAGATTATGGGATTTTTGATTTTGCCAAACGGATGTTTAGCCTGGCACATCGTTATCCCAACCAAACCGTAAGGTTGAAGGTTGATCCCGAAGCCACACAAAATTTAATTCCTATCGATATTGTGGTTCATAATTTAATGCGTACTGTTGCAACCGAAAAGGTACCCACCATTATGAATTTCACCGCAAAAAAATCCGTTAAAAACCAACATATCATTCGTGCTGTAACCCAATTGATGCCTATAAAAATTGTACCTGTCGAAAACCTTAAAAAAGACGATATGAGTCCCCTGGAACGATTGGTTTCAGTGGGCATGTCGTTTACAGGTAACTATATCAATATAAACCTTCATTTCGATACAAAAAATACAGATAGTCTGCCACGGATAAACGGATATCAGAATTTAAACAATGAACACCAGGGCATAAGCGAAGAACAAAGCACATATAAAATGCTGGAATATTTTATTGGTACTTTGCCTGTACCCAAAGGCAGCAAAACAATATCAAAAGATGGGGCAACAGTGTAA